In Lysobacter firmicutimachus, one genomic interval encodes:
- the surE gene encoding 5'/3'-nucleotidase SurE — MRVLVSNDDGVDAPGIRVLAQGLRDAGHEVLVVAPDRDRSGASNSLTLDMPVRVNKVDEATWRVYGTPTDCVHVAITGMLEAEPDIVVSGINNTANLGDDVIYSGTVAAAMEGRFLGLPAVAMSLVTVDHVGRHYETAARAAVEIIARLRTDPLPADTILNVNVPDLPWSEIVGFEVTRLGNRHRAEACIPQQDPRGRQWWWIGAAGPEADAGPGTDFHAVRTGNISITPIHVDLTRYQALEQVASWVGGLAAALEPGAAAEPAA, encoded by the coding sequence ATGCGCGTATTGGTCAGCAACGACGACGGCGTCGACGCCCCGGGCATTCGCGTCCTGGCCCAGGGATTGCGCGATGCCGGTCACGAAGTGCTGGTGGTCGCCCCCGACCGCGACCGCTCCGGCGCCAGCAACTCGCTGACCCTGGACATGCCGGTGCGCGTGAACAAAGTCGACGAGGCGACCTGGCGCGTCTACGGCACGCCCACCGACTGCGTGCACGTGGCGATCACCGGCATGCTCGAGGCCGAGCCGGACATCGTCGTCTCCGGGATCAACAACACCGCCAACCTCGGCGACGACGTGATCTATTCCGGTACCGTCGCCGCGGCGATGGAAGGCCGCTTCCTCGGCCTGCCGGCGGTGGCGATGTCGCTGGTCACCGTCGACCACGTCGGCCGGCATTACGAAACCGCCGCCCGAGCCGCGGTCGAGATCATCGCCCGCCTGCGCACCGATCCGCTGCCCGCCGACACCATCCTCAACGTGAACGTGCCGGATCTGCCCTGGAGCGAGATCGTCGGCTTCGAGGTCACCCGGCTCGGCAACCGCCATCGCGCCGAGGCCTGCATTCCGCAGCAGGACCCGCGCGGCCGCCAGTGGTGGTGGATCGGCGCCGCCGGTCCCGAGGCCGATGCCGGCCCGGGCACCGATTTTCATGCTGTGCGTACCGGCAACATCTCGATCACCCCGATTCATGTCGACCTGACCCGCTACCAGGCCCTGGAACAGGTCGCCAGCTGGGTCGGCGGCCTGGCCGCCGCGCTCGAGCCGGGCGCGGCCGCGGAGCCGGCGGCATGA
- a CDS encoding protein-L-isoaspartate(D-aspartate) O-methyltransferase has protein sequence MIQRMRLQPEAIGSGLTSQRVRDRLVERLREAGIRDERVLNAIRTVPRHLFVDEALAMRAYEDTALPIGHGQTISQPWVVAKMTEALLAERVPAKVLEIGTGSGYQAAILAALGLEVHTVERIGELLRTARKRFRQLGLNVRSKHDDGRIGWPENGPFDAIIVTAAAPALVDALTEQLAPGGTLIAPVGAASSQSLLQLRKDADGNLSQTSLAPVVFVPLLSGMID, from the coding sequence ATGATCCAGCGCATGCGCCTGCAGCCCGAGGCGATCGGCAGCGGCCTGACCTCGCAGCGCGTGCGCGACCGCCTGGTCGAGCGCCTGCGCGAGGCCGGCATCCGCGACGAGCGCGTGCTCAACGCGATCCGCACCGTGCCGCGCCACCTGTTCGTCGACGAAGCCCTGGCGATGCGCGCCTACGAGGACACCGCGCTGCCGATCGGCCACGGCCAGACCATTTCCCAGCCCTGGGTGGTGGCGAAGATGACCGAGGCCCTGCTGGCCGAACGGGTGCCGGCCAAGGTGCTGGAGATCGGCACCGGCTCCGGCTATCAGGCCGCGATTCTGGCCGCACTGGGGCTGGAAGTGCATACCGTCGAGCGCATCGGCGAGCTGTTGCGCACCGCGCGCAAGCGCTTCCGCCAGCTCGGCCTGAACGTGCGCAGCAAGCACGACGACGGCCGCATCGGCTGGCCCGAAAACGGCCCCTTCGACGCGATCATCGTCACCGCCGCCGCACCGGCCCTGGTCGACGCGCTGACCGAACAGCTCGCCCCGGGCGGCACCCTGATCGCGCCGGTCGGCGCGGCCTCGTCGCAATCGCTGCTGCAATTGCGCAAGGACGCCGACGGCAACCTCAGCCAAACCTCGCTCGCGCCGGTGGTGTTCGTGCCGCTGTTGTCGGGCATGATCGACTGA